The Vicia villosa cultivar HV-30 ecotype Madison, WI linkage group LG1, Vvil1.0, whole genome shotgun sequence genome includes a region encoding these proteins:
- the LOC131650121 gene encoding uncharacterized protein LOC131650121 codes for MFIETRQSRKGKKVDEETQTAIDKLQDSVKNSTESETFTSLFGKEKSGRVRCYGRTTTPTMFKRNQEISVIKKQHSDEVAGMKREMDGMKVLFKTMMKQQNSHMSDEKISNMMASVLGITTSTTEHHADPISSASTHIPRCEENGYEEACDDDQDMEEEQEEGCDDQEEDEYYDA; via the exons ATGTTCATTGAGACTCGACAAAGTCGAAAAGGAAAAAAAGTGGATGAGGAAACACAAACTGCAATT gatAAGCTTCAAGATTCTGTTAAGAACTCGACCGAATCTGAGACATTTACGTCATTGTTTGGGAAAGAAAAATCTGGTCGAGTACGTTGCTATGGAAGAACAACTACACCAACCATGTTTAAAAGAAATCAAGAAATTTCAGTTATTAAAAAGCAGCATAGTGATGAAGTGGCTGGAATGAAGAGGGAGATGGATGGAATGAAGGTGCTTTTTAAGACCATGATGAAGCAACAAAACTCGCATATGAGTGACGAGAAGATCTCTAATATGATGGCATCTGTGTTGGGAATTACCACTAGTACTACTGAACATCATGCTGATCCTATTTCGTCGGCTTCAACTCATATTCCTCGTTGTGAAGAG AATGGTTATGAAGAAGCTTGTGATGATGATCAAGATATGGAAGAAGAGCAAGAAGAAGGTtgtgatgatcaagaagaagatgaatattatGATGCATGA